From a single Gimesia fumaroli genomic region:
- a CDS encoding plasma-membrane proton-efflux P-type ATPase, with translation MNSAPASTNDSSNSEPDLEQADLETVYQRLETTAAGLTSTEAAQRLEQYGRNELADEEISDLMKFLRYFWGPIPWMIEAAAFLSALIGHWPDFGIIMGLLIYNAASGFWQERKASNALAALKAGMAPKARALRDGKFSLIDAAEVVPGDVIRIKLGEVLPADVRFIGGDYISIDQAALTGESLPVSKKVGDSGYSGSIAKKGEMTAVVIGTGKNTFFGRTASLVATAGTAASHSQKAVGQIGDFLIFLSMVLAFVLFSVEFYRDVIVKDDWHWTELVDILRLILVLLIASIPVAMPTVITVTNALGALALSRKKAIVSRLEAIEELAGVDILCSDKTGTLTKNQLSLGEPILFDTDNPETITLAGALASQRDDDDPIDLAVVAGLKQTDGLDSFRVEKFVPFDPVSKCTETTVVDADGKTWKYTKGAPQVIIELCQLDDETKTRGEQSVLDLAARGMRALGVAESADDGASWKFLGILSLLDPPRDDSKETIRQAQEHGIEVKMITGDDVAIGNEISGQLGIGNHLQAAADLFTKEMDMSHLPEPITACVEKADGFGRVFPEHKYGIVKALQDRGHVVAMTGDGVNDAPALKQADCGVAVSGATDAARAAADLILTEPGLSTIVDAIDEARKIFERIINYVLFRVSMTLDIMFVVVLSTCFFGFSPLTPVMIVFLALLDDVPIMTIAYDNTLLPDKPVRWNMRRLLTISSLMGLLSVIQSFTLLLIGMEWMGNHDWLAWIHLTHDQLQTVIFLQIVAGGHLLLFVMRSRSLFFMPPWPAQPLFLAIVGTQLLAVLMCGLGWFVSPIPWAIIGLVWFYMLVWMVILDLVKLAIYRRVEQSENHRPAWYKRFLKSRLNRK, from the coding sequence ATGAATTCAGCCCCTGCTTCCACCAACGACAGCTCAAACAGTGAACCCGATCTGGAACAGGCCGACCTGGAGACCGTCTATCAACGGCTCGAAACAACGGCCGCCGGTCTCACCTCAACCGAAGCCGCCCAGCGCCTCGAACAATACGGCCGCAACGAACTGGCTGATGAAGAAATCAGCGACTTGATGAAATTTCTGCGTTACTTCTGGGGGCCGATCCCCTGGATGATTGAGGCGGCCGCGTTTCTCTCCGCCCTCATCGGTCACTGGCCCGATTTCGGCATCATCATGGGGCTGCTGATCTATAATGCCGCCTCCGGCTTCTGGCAGGAGCGAAAAGCATCCAATGCGCTAGCCGCGTTGAAAGCTGGCATGGCGCCCAAAGCCCGGGCACTCCGTGACGGAAAGTTCTCCCTCATCGATGCCGCCGAAGTGGTGCCCGGCGATGTGATTCGGATCAAGCTAGGCGAAGTTCTCCCCGCCGACGTTCGTTTCATCGGCGGCGATTACATCAGCATCGACCAGGCCGCGTTGACCGGCGAATCGTTACCGGTGAGTAAAAAAGTGGGGGACAGCGGCTACTCCGGCAGTATTGCCAAGAAAGGGGAAATGACGGCCGTCGTCATCGGCACCGGGAAAAACACGTTCTTCGGTCGGACCGCCAGCCTCGTCGCGACCGCCGGCACTGCGGCTTCACACTCCCAGAAAGCGGTCGGGCAGATCGGCGACTTTCTGATCTTCCTGTCGATGGTGCTGGCTTTCGTCCTGTTCAGCGTGGAATTCTACCGGGACGTCATCGTGAAAGATGACTGGCACTGGACCGAACTGGTCGACATCCTGCGGCTGATCCTCGTTCTATTGATCGCTTCGATTCCCGTCGCCATGCCCACGGTGATCACCGTCACCAATGCCCTGGGCGCACTGGCGCTCTCGCGTAAGAAAGCCATTGTGTCGCGGCTGGAAGCCATCGAAGAACTGGCGGGCGTCGATATCCTCTGCTCCGACAAAACCGGCACACTCACCAAAAACCAGTTGAGTCTCGGCGAACCGATTCTGTTTGACACTGACAATCCTGAAACCATCACGCTCGCCGGTGCCCTTGCTTCACAACGGGATGACGACGATCCGATTGACCTGGCCGTCGTCGCCGGTCTGAAACAGACCGATGGACTCGATAGCTTTCGCGTGGAAAAATTCGTCCCCTTCGATCCGGTCAGCAAGTGTACCGAAACGACTGTTGTCGACGCGGACGGCAAAACCTGGAAATATACCAAGGGAGCCCCGCAAGTCATCATCGAACTCTGTCAGCTTGATGACGAAACGAAAACGAGAGGCGAACAGTCTGTACTTGATCTCGCCGCCCGCGGCATGCGGGCCCTCGGTGTCGCGGAATCCGCCGACGACGGCGCAAGCTGGAAGTTCCTGGGCATCCTGTCTCTGCTCGACCCGCCGCGAGATGATTCCAAAGAGACCATCCGGCAAGCACAGGAGCATGGAATCGAAGTCAAAATGATCACCGGCGATGACGTGGCCATCGGCAATGAAATCTCCGGCCAGTTGGGCATCGGCAATCATCTGCAGGCGGCCGCCGACCTGTTTACCAAAGAAATGGATATGAGCCATCTGCCCGAACCGATCACGGCCTGCGTAGAAAAGGCCGACGGTTTCGGCCGCGTCTTCCCCGAACACAAGTACGGCATCGTCAAAGCATTGCAGGACCGCGGGCACGTAGTGGCGATGACGGGCGACGGCGTCAACGATGCGCCGGCACTCAAACAGGCCGATTGCGGTGTGGCCGTCAGTGGTGCGACTGACGCGGCGCGGGCGGCTGCGGATTTGATTCTGACCGAGCCCGGCCTCTCAACCATCGTCGATGCCATCGATGAAGCCCGCAAGATTTTCGAACGCATTATCAACTACGTTTTGTTCCGCGTCAGCATGACGCTCGACATCATGTTTGTGGTGGTACTCTCAACCTGCTTCTTTGGTTTCTCGCCGCTCACGCCGGTGATGATCGTCTTCCTGGCGCTGCTCGACGACGTGCCCATCATGACCATTGCTTACGACAACACGCTATTGCCCGATAAACCGGTGCGTTGGAATATGCGGCGGCTGCTCACCATTTCCAGTCTGATGGGTCTCTTGTCGGTCATTCAGTCATTCACCCTGCTGTTGATCGGCATGGAGTGGATGGGCAATCATGACTGGCTCGCCTGGATCCATCTGACCCACGATCAACTGCAAACCGTCATCTTCCTGCAGATCGTCGCCGGCGGGCACCTGCTGCTGTTTGTCATGCGTTCCCGCAGCCTGTTTTTCATGCCCCCCTGGCCGGCACAACCGTTGTTTCTGGCAATCGTCGGCACACAGCTCCTTGCCGTTCTGATGTGTGGACTGGGCTGGTTTGTCTCTCCCATTCCCTGGGCGATCATCGGTCTGGTCTGGTTCTATATGCTGGTCTGGATGGTCATCCTCGATCTGGTCAAGCTGGCCATTTACCGTAGAGTCGAACAGAGCGAAAACCATCGCCCCGCCTGGTACAAACGATTTCTCAAAAGTCGCCTGAACCGGAAATAA
- a CDS encoding NAD(P)/FAD-dependent oxidoreductase — protein MNSSSQAESAIVVGAGIIGIACAHYLSKAGLQVTVIDRSSLAGACSHGNCGYICPSHVLPLTEPGAFKTALKSLFNPHAPFRVKPQFSPALWNWMWQFARRCTHRQMLAAGTHLKAILDSSMTEYQRLITEEQLECEWQQKGLLYVLRSKAGMHEFSKTDQILSDHFGVTAHQIKGVDLPAFDPALKHDLAGAFYYPDDASLRPDLLNSQWIARLKQQGVQFVENCELQGLQKSSDRITHLTTSCGELEANWMIFAAGAWSPQLSAELECRIPIQPGKGYSVTMQRPTPCSQYPMLFPEHKVGVSPFQNGYRLGSMMEFAGYDTSLPPHRIAQLKRSAEPYLRAPFTENEQERWFGWRPMTWDSLPIIGRTPRFTNAYLATGHNMLGMSMAAATGKLIAELIQGKPTHIDATPFSPTRF, from the coding sequence ATGAATTCCTCCTCCCAGGCAGAATCAGCGATTGTCGTCGGCGCGGGCATCATCGGCATCGCTTGCGCACACTACCTGTCCAAAGCGGGTCTGCAAGTCACCGTCATTGATCGGAGTTCCCTCGCCGGCGCCTGCTCGCACGGAAACTGCGGCTATATCTGCCCGAGCCATGTTCTGCCGCTGACCGAACCGGGGGCGTTTAAGACCGCTTTGAAATCGTTATTCAACCCGCATGCCCCGTTTCGCGTCAAACCACAGTTCAGTCCCGCACTCTGGAACTGGATGTGGCAATTCGCCCGCCGCTGCACACATCGTCAAATGCTCGCAGCGGGAACTCATCTCAAAGCGATCCTCGATTCCTCGATGACCGAATACCAGAGACTCATCACAGAAGAACAGCTGGAGTGCGAATGGCAGCAAAAGGGGCTGCTGTATGTTCTGCGGTCCAAAGCCGGGATGCACGAATTTTCGAAAACAGATCAGATCCTGTCCGATCACTTTGGAGTGACCGCCCACCAAATCAAAGGCGTCGACTTACCCGCCTTCGATCCCGCCCTCAAGCACGACCTTGCCGGCGCCTTCTATTATCCGGACGATGCCTCGCTGCGCCCCGACCTGCTCAATTCCCAATGGATCGCCCGGCTCAAACAGCAGGGCGTTCAGTTTGTCGAGAACTGTGAATTGCAGGGACTTCAAAAATCGTCGGATCGAATCACACATCTGACAACTTCGTGCGGAGAATTGGAAGCGAATTGGATGATCTTTGCCGCCGGTGCCTGGAGCCCGCAGCTGTCCGCAGAACTGGAATGTCGCATCCCCATCCAACCGGGCAAAGGCTATTCCGTCACCATGCAGCGGCCCACGCCCTGTTCGCAGTATCCGATGCTGTTTCCCGAGCACAAGGTCGGCGTCTCCCCGTTCCAGAACGGTTATCGACTCGGTTCGATGATGGAATTCGCCGGTTATGACACCTCCCTTCCCCCACATCGCATTGCCCAGTTGAAGCGATCTGCCGAGCCCTATCTGCGCGCCCCCTTCACCGAAAACGAACAGGAGCGCTGGTTCGGCTGGCGCCCGATGACCTGGGACAGCCTGCCAATCATCGGTCGTACCCCCCGCTTCACAAACGCCTATCTCGCGACCGGCCACAACATGCTGGGCATGAGTATGGCCGCCGCCACTGGAAAACTGATCGCAGAACTCATTCAAGGCAAACCAACACACATCGACGCGACTCCCTTTTCGCCCACCCGCTTTTAA
- a CDS encoding 4-hydroxyproline epimerase, with amino-acid sequence MRIIDSHTEGEPTRVIIDGGPDLGSGSLQERRQRFKEQYDSVRSTAINEPRGSEAIVGALLCEPVDPTCAAGVIFFNNTGYLGMCGHGAMGVAVTLYYQGRIELGDCRLETPVGIIEVNLLSPNKVAIENVPSYRYRKNVSLNVPELGTVVGDIAWGGNWFFLVEQSPFALTLQNVKPLTDAAQRIRSELERQQITGANEAEIDHIEFFGPGEAFDARSRNFVYCPGGAYDRSPCGTGTSAKLACLAADGKLQPHEPWIQESIIGSRFIASYREVSDQHIIPTITGTAFICSKGQLIQQPDDPFRFGITVEGPA; translated from the coding sequence ATGCGCATCATCGATTCACACACGGAAGGCGAACCGACGCGGGTCATCATCGACGGGGGTCCCGATCTCGGCTCCGGCTCCCTGCAGGAACGTCGGCAGCGCTTCAAAGAACAATACGACAGCGTTCGCAGCACCGCCATCAATGAGCCGCGTGGATCAGAGGCAATCGTCGGCGCGCTACTGTGTGAACCGGTCGACCCCACCTGCGCGGCGGGTGTGATCTTTTTCAACAACACCGGTTACCTGGGAATGTGTGGCCACGGTGCGATGGGCGTCGCCGTCACGCTTTATTATCAGGGGCGAATCGAGCTTGGCGACTGTCGTCTCGAAACACCGGTCGGCATCATCGAAGTCAATCTGCTTTCTCCCAACAAAGTCGCGATCGAGAATGTTCCCAGTTATCGTTATCGAAAAAATGTCAGTTTGAACGTGCCCGAACTGGGAACCGTTGTGGGTGACATCGCCTGGGGAGGCAACTGGTTTTTCCTGGTGGAACAATCACCGTTTGCACTCACCCTACAAAATGTGAAACCGCTCACCGACGCCGCGCAGCGGATCCGATCAGAACTGGAACGACAACAAATCACCGGCGCGAATGAGGCAGAGATTGATCACATTGAATTTTTCGGACCAGGGGAAGCCTTTGACGCGCGCAGTCGTAATTTCGTTTATTGTCCGGGCGGCGCCTATGATCGTTCCCCCTGCGGCACCGGCACCAGCGCCAAGCTCGCCTGCCTGGCGGCTGACGGTAAACTGCAGCCGCATGAACCCTGGATTCAGGAAAGCATTATTGGCAGCCGTTTTATCGCCTCGTATCGCGAAGTGTCTGATCAGCACATCATCCCAACGATCACCGGCACCGCCTTTATCTGCAGCAAAGGACAACTCATTCAACAACCCGACGACCCGTTCCGCTTTGGCATCACCGTGGAAGGCCCCGCATGA
- a CDS encoding dihydrodipicolinate synthase family protein — MTDKSQIFRGCIPALMTPCSSSGTPDFKALVSKGRELIDVGMRAVVYCGSMGDWPLLTDEQRMEGVRQLVEAGVPVVVGTGAQNTQRAVAITSHAREIGAAGLMVIPRVLSRGTSPAAQRAHFAAILKAGAPLPAVIYNSPYYGFETKADLFFDLRRDHANLVGFKEFGGAASLSYAGEHITHSDPDLVLIAGVDTQVFHGYVHCGAAGAITGVGNALPQETLRLIALCEQAAAGDVEARKLALELTEALNVLATFDEGPDLVLYYKYLMVLEGNPEYEHHFYATDSLSPSQKQFARSQWEQFRNWWSAWPGSTT, encoded by the coding sequence GTGACTGACAAATCACAAATTTTTCGTGGATGTATCCCCGCTCTAATGACGCCCTGCTCCTCCAGTGGCACTCCGGATTTCAAAGCGTTAGTCAGCAAGGGACGTGAACTGATCGATGTCGGCATGCGGGCCGTCGTCTACTGTGGCTCCATGGGTGACTGGCCGCTCCTCACCGATGAACAACGCATGGAAGGAGTGCGTCAACTGGTCGAAGCGGGAGTTCCCGTCGTGGTCGGCACCGGCGCACAGAACACACAACGTGCGGTCGCGATCACCAGTCATGCCCGAGAAATCGGTGCTGCCGGACTGATGGTCATTCCGCGTGTACTCTCGCGGGGCACGTCTCCCGCCGCCCAGCGTGCGCATTTCGCGGCCATCCTGAAAGCCGGTGCTCCGCTCCCTGCCGTCATATATAACAGCCCTTATTACGGGTTTGAAACGAAAGCCGATCTGTTCTTTGACCTCCGCCGCGACCATGCCAATCTCGTGGGATTCAAAGAATTCGGCGGCGCGGCTTCGCTCAGTTATGCCGGAGAACACATCACCCATAGTGACCCCGATCTGGTCCTCATCGCCGGCGTGGACACGCAGGTCTTTCACGGTTACGTTCATTGTGGCGCTGCCGGCGCCATCACCGGCGTGGGTAACGCCCTCCCCCAGGAAACGCTGCGTCTGATTGCACTCTGCGAACAGGCAGCCGCCGGTGATGTTGAAGCACGCAAACTGGCACTCGAACTGACTGAAGCACTCAACGTGCTGGCCACCTTTGATGAAGGACCGGACCTGGTCTTGTATTACAAATATCTGATGGTTCTGGAAGGCAATCCGGAATACGAGCACCATTTCTACGCAACCGATTCACTGAGTCCCAGCCAAAAGCAATTTGCGCGTTCGCAGTGGGAACAGTTCCGAAACTGGTGGAGTGCGTGGCCCGGTTCGACCACATAA
- a CDS encoding AraC family transcriptional regulator, whose translation MIHEILSQIDPPFTGEALFDHLSDIVFFIKNERGEYLVVNNTLVDRCGVQDKRQLIGRTAAEVLRPPLGASYAAQDLRVVQTGQPITSQLELHIYASGDVGWCLTTKLPLRQKKTGAVIGLVGVSQDLHLPDTATELYQNLLAAISHAETHLAQPPTVEELADVAEMSPYQLNRRMRHVFGLTAGQWLLKLRIDRAQQTLRESDASIASVAFSVGYADQSAFTRQFHRTTGMSPRDYQKYGQEDEWVSRVGAID comes from the coding sequence ATGATTCATGAGATATTAAGCCAGATCGATCCCCCCTTCACGGGGGAAGCATTGTTTGACCATCTGTCAGACATTGTGTTTTTCATCAAGAATGAGCGGGGGGAGTATCTGGTTGTAAACAATACACTCGTGGACCGTTGTGGCGTGCAAGACAAACGGCAGTTGATTGGTCGGACGGCGGCGGAGGTGCTCAGGCCGCCGCTGGGAGCGAGCTATGCAGCCCAGGATCTCAGGGTGGTGCAAACGGGACAGCCTATCACGTCACAGCTTGAACTGCATATTTATGCGTCCGGCGATGTGGGCTGGTGTCTGACAACCAAGCTCCCTTTGCGGCAGAAAAAAACGGGCGCTGTGATCGGTCTGGTCGGCGTTTCGCAGGACCTGCATCTGCCCGATACGGCGACCGAATTGTATCAGAATCTTCTGGCCGCGATTTCCCATGCGGAGACACATCTGGCACAGCCTCCGACCGTGGAAGAGTTGGCGGACGTGGCTGAGATGTCACCCTACCAACTCAACCGCCGCATGCGGCACGTGTTTGGTCTGACCGCCGGTCAGTGGTTGTTAAAGCTCCGCATCGATCGGGCACAGCAGACACTCAGAGAGAGCGACGCCTCGATTGCATCGGTGGCATTCAGCGTCGGTTACGCAGACCAAAGTGCCTTCACCCGCCAGTTCCACCGCACCACGGGCATGTCGCCTCGTGATTATCAGAAGTATGGTCAAGAAGACGAGTGGGTAAGCCGCGTTGGTGCGATCGATTGA
- a CDS encoding cysteine peptidase family C39 domain-containing protein: MKSRSHCLMITLCFLLSSQSLATETAVKKDDYGPCGQVSLYCAARRSGLEISWTQVVTLMGDPDKNQQHSFVDIAKAARQLGLHPVAIEVEPRLWNTLPMPIIAHMRYPSRGRKEPHFVTILDMSSPDGIWLIDPPHSAIEVQPDSFKEASTNRYLYLAKNENEARQITKRFNSNHESRALFFVLLANAVIAFGGVGYYLTDSIKLPLRQMIKAFYITACSRVRAMRWQTIISVVCFVAAIMGAVLLGPHGLASAPPKLFVSREVIDLGVVVPGKQSLDILLQNRGGKTLKFSKPSTSCNCTQPEIPDRLQPGTEGLCNVTVLTSPGKGSSEIVLNSNDPSGAKQIRLSWVGMAKPILSPSRIICQTAPLSKDYEKRITLFCTKGATIEMTPKIDLYRSSSDIDVSLIDETTIESQLATEHATTAPDLMLGTNPASFERKQLLVRIKAPDEPGLVSPRCWLEVKYKTFTEKIDIPVSVRFVRDIVPKYDEVIFSDVSFSALKGMKRVVPLETPDKHVDVTISHSPPCVKSSIIQSPSGESAVEFEVSKDISTAYNGKVILKTPEGDVPIGIRLFALK; the protein is encoded by the coding sequence ATGAAAAGTCGAAGCCACTGCTTGATGATAACACTGTGTTTCCTTTTATCCAGTCAGTCTCTGGCAACCGAAACAGCCGTTAAAAAAGATGACTACGGCCCCTGTGGTCAAGTGAGCTTGTATTGTGCAGCTCGTCGATCTGGACTTGAAATCAGTTGGACTCAAGTTGTGACACTCATGGGAGATCCTGATAAAAACCAGCAACATAGTTTTGTTGACATAGCCAAAGCGGCTCGTCAACTAGGGCTTCATCCTGTCGCAATTGAAGTTGAACCTCGGCTGTGGAATACACTGCCGATGCCGATTATCGCTCATATGCGGTATCCTTCTCGGGGCCGGAAAGAGCCACATTTTGTGACAATATTAGATATGTCATCCCCTGATGGGATATGGCTGATTGACCCTCCGCACAGCGCCATTGAGGTGCAGCCAGATAGTTTTAAAGAGGCATCGACGAACCGGTACCTCTATTTGGCTAAGAACGAAAACGAAGCCCGGCAGATCACGAAACGGTTTAACAGTAACCATGAATCTCGTGCTCTTTTTTTCGTCCTGCTGGCAAATGCTGTAATCGCGTTCGGAGGTGTAGGATACTATTTAACCGATTCTATTAAGCTCCCTCTCCGTCAAATGATTAAAGCTTTTTATATTACTGCCTGCTCACGCGTAAGAGCAATGAGATGGCAGACCATTATATCTGTCGTGTGTTTTGTTGCAGCCATTATGGGAGCCGTGCTTCTCGGCCCCCACGGCTTAGCCTCTGCACCACCGAAATTGTTTGTTTCACGCGAAGTGATCGACTTGGGTGTAGTCGTACCGGGTAAACAGTCCCTTGATATCCTGCTCCAGAACCGCGGAGGGAAGACGTTAAAGTTTTCAAAACCAAGTACTTCTTGCAATTGCACTCAACCTGAAATTCCTGATCGCTTGCAACCGGGTACAGAGGGGCTCTGTAATGTGACCGTTTTAACATCGCCAGGAAAAGGCAGCTCTGAGATTGTATTAAATTCAAATGACCCGTCAGGAGCAAAACAGATTCGGCTGAGCTGGGTTGGGATGGCAAAGCCCATTCTGTCACCATCCCGTATCATCTGTCAGACTGCACCACTGTCGAAGGATTACGAAAAGAGAATTACTTTATTCTGTACCAAGGGTGCAACGATTGAGATGACACCAAAAATTGATCTTTACAGGTCAAGTTCTGACATTGATGTAAGTTTAATCGACGAAACGACGATTGAATCGCAACTTGCAACTGAGCATGCTACCACCGCTCCCGACCTGATGTTGGGAACCAATCCTGCCAGTTTTGAAAGGAAGCAGCTACTTGTGCGTATCAAGGCACCCGATGAACCAGGACTTGTTTCTCCTCGATGTTGGCTGGAAGTGAAATACAAAACGTTCACCGAAAAGATTGATATTCCAGTGTCGGTTCGGTTCGTGCGGGATATTGTCCCAAAATATGATGAGGTTATTTTTTCCGATGTTTCGTTCAGTGCATTAAAGGGAATGAAACGTGTCGTGCCACTCGAAACTCCTGACAAACACGTCGATGTAACGATCAGCCATTCGCCACCTTGTGTAAAATCGTCAATTATTCAATCCCCTTCCGGAGAGTCAGCGGTTGAATTCGAGGTGTCAAAGGATATTTCTACGGCCTACAACGGAAAGGTTATTCTAAAAACGCCAGAGGGTGATGTTCCGATTGGGATCCGGTTATTTGCTCTGAAGTAG
- a CDS encoding helix-turn-helix domain-containing protein — MALIISCPLRIDRAQQTLRASDTSIASVALSVGYAGQSAFTRQFRRTTGMSPRDYQRMVKETGE, encoded by the coding sequence GTGGCTCTAATAATTTCCTGCCCGCTGCGCATCGACAGGGCACAGCAAACACTCAGAGCGAGCGACACCTCGATTGCGTCGGTGGCGCTCAGCGTCGGTTACGCAGGCCAGAGTGCCTTCACCCGCCAGTTCCGTAGGACCACAGGCATGTCGCCTCGTGATTATCAGAGGATGGTGAAGGAGACGGGCGAGTAA